From Deltaproteobacteria bacterium:
AGGTCCATGGCATGCTCCTGCTCCATGGCGAGTATTGTGCGCAGTTGCTGCGCCAGGGCGAACTCCTTTAGTGCCTCGGCCTGCTCTATCCTTGTCTTATACCTTGCTATGGCGTCGTTCTCGCCCTCGAGGTCTTGTCTTAGCATGTCGTCGTTATCCTCGGATGTCTTTATCTCGCTTACGTCAACTGTCGGCACGCCCCTTAGATAATCTATCTGGTCTGCGAGTATAAGGGCATGGCCGATTTCTTCGGTTGCATGGAGTTTAAGTTCCTTTATAACGTCCCCATACTTAGCGCCTGTCATCACTGCCGCGTGCTGGATGTACTGTATCGCTGCAGCGTACTCCTTGGCTAGGTCTGCGTTAAGAAGTTCTACGAGCTTTTCCTTTGTTATGTTCATAATATCCTCCCTGATATAATTTTAACCGCTATTGGCACGGATTGCAAGGCGCTGCAGGCAAATCTCTTAAACTCCAACACTGTCCTCGCGGCAGAATTCGATGTATTTTTTCATTAGCTTTCTATCATGATCGCTAAGGGCCTTGAACTCCACCCCTGCCCCTGCAAAGCGGCTGTTCTTTTCCTCCGCTGCCGTAGACCACATGACCGTGCCGCTTGGCATAAGCACCGTCTCATCAAACGGCGCAAGCGAAAATTCGAGGCGCACGAGGCTTCCCGGCACGAGCTGAAGAGTCGTGTTCAAGAACACCCCCTTCAAACCGAAGTTCAGTATGAGCCCGTCATGGTAGCCTGCGCCGAGCATGAACCTGGTTTTTAGCGTCCTGTATATCCTGCCCGTGCCCCTGACGCTTCCCTGCTTGTCGGGGAAA
This genomic window contains:
- a CDS encoding ferritin-like domain-containing protein, encoding MNITKEKLVELLNADLAKEYAAAIQYIQHAAVMTGAKYGDVIKELKLHATEEIGHALILADQIDYLRGVPTVDVSEIKTSEDNDDMLRQDLEGENDAIARYKTRIEQAEALKEFALAQQLRTILAMEQEHAMDLEQALGI